The Patescibacteria group bacterium DNA window AATTCTTTCCCGAGTAAAATAACCTTAAAACTATTGGCGGTATTTTTAAAAATAGGTTTCATTAGATTCCACTCGGCCATTTTATTAAAAACAATATCAATGCCCCTACCATATTCCTCTAAATAGCCCATATCTTTAAGAATTGTAGCTATAACCTCATTCCTACTAACCTGGGCATCTTTTATATTTTCGATAGTTACTCCTGGAGGAAGACATCCTGGATTAAAAACCTCAATTCTGTCTCCAAAAACATTTACTTGTGCATATGTTTCTGTAATCTGATAGTCTCTGTGTATTACCGCATTGGCTACTATTTCTCTAATAGCCTTTTCTGGATATTCATATCTCTCAAATCTTTTAGCGCCCACAACATGAGCACTTTTCTTAATATTCCTCAAAATAAATTTCTGCATTTCGTCGATCTGATAGTCTAAAGTGCCTCCGATGTCTATTTTATCAATGATATCGCTCGACACCGTAAAACCTTTATATCTTACACATCTAATAATATATCGTGAGAATGCTTGAAAAGATTGAGGGTTATTGTCTTTAGCAAATATTAAAAACCCACCAAGAGTTGGGGCTTTAGCGCCATTAAAATCATCAGCTATACCCAAATTTTTTAAAACCTTAAAAGTAGGAGAATGATCAACGTCTACTCTATTGGTCTGTTTACCGCTTTTTATTAATAACTCGGTAATCTTGCCTAGCTCTAGATCTTCTAACTCTACATCTTTGGCTTTCAGTCGATCAATTTTTAATTTTTTAGAAAGCGCAATTAAACGTCTAACTTCTTCCTCAGTCATTCTCCTATCGGTGTTGCCATCTCTAATATATGCCCCGTGTGGTAGGCCAACTGGTTTATAATAACAAGGTTTAAATTGTTCAGGGCATTCTGGAACAACAATTGCTAACAGGTTTTTGTTATCGTATTCTAATATATGATATTCAGGCCTGATCGTGAAGCTCATTTTGGCGTTCATATCACTGAATTTCTCTTGTATCTCAGCTATGTTATTTAAACCCACTAATACAATTTTTTTATTGGCCTTGTCATCTATTCCTCCAAATACAATAACTCCACCTCCTGGTTTTTGAGAAAAAGAGGAGATTGTTTTCCAGGCACTTCTAGGCAACCCTCCTCTACCATCTTTAAATTCGATTTGATCGGTCTCTGAACGATACTTTACTGCTAGCTCAATTAATTTTAAGATGTTTTGGTCATCCATAATTTTAAAATTATTCTTTCTTTCATAGATGGGCTTTATCTACTTTTAGGGTAACCCTATTTTTTGACAAGTTCAAGAGAAATAAAACCTGCCCAGCAATGGGCTTTTCTGTTTAGCTATACACGAGAAATTGGCTCATCAAATCTCTTTCATAGCTTTTAATTCTTTTACTAAGATATCATAGATTTTAGGCAACCACTCATCAATTTCTTTATCAGAAAATCCAAGGATTTTTAGAATTTTTTTATCAAGCTCAATCCTCGCTGGGAATCTATTCTCTAATTGTTCAATAATTGAAGGGAATTCTACGTCTTTGAGTTTTTCAAAAAGATTCATGAGGGTCTCCTTCTCTTTTTCTGAAACTGATCTAGGATTTATTTGCTTAGTTAATTCCCAATCGTGAGCACTCATTCTTATATAAGTACCGAGTGTTTCTGGTTTATAAATAATAAATTGAGATAAACACAGAATAGAATTTAAACTAAGAGTGTATATTTTACAGTCGTTTTTGTCTAAGTTGCTAAAAGCAAAAAATAAATTAGACAATACGAGCGGTTCTTCAGAAAATAAAGCTATAAGATGTGTATTTTTTGAAGAGAGATTTATCTTGTCTGGGACCACTAAACGAGAAAGCCCTAGGTTTTCGACCTTCTTTTGAATAACCTTCCAGTCAAATTTTTTCTTTTTCCATTTCGAAATAGCTAAAACTTTCTTGAAATCGCTATATTCGCATGTAGTGACAAAATCATGCTGTTTTGCAATATCAATTTTTTTTATTCCGGTTAATGTCCTAAGCAACGGCTTGATATCTTGTTTTGGAATTTTTAACTTAAATTTTGTATCTTTAATCGCTGCGTAAATTTTTTTTGGCTCTTCCCTCTCAAAAACTATAAAAGCTCTTTTAAGTCGTGACTCATCTAGAGGATTTGTGATATAAACAAGTTGTCCAAGACCCTCCGGTGATGTTATCCCTTCCTTAAGCATGTCGCTCTTTAAATTTGTTAGCTTGTCTTCATTCTTTATTGATCTTTCAACAAATACTCTTAAAATCTCCATATTGTTTTGGCTAACGCCACCAATAAGCGGCATAAAGTTTTCTCTATAATCTAAAAATTTCTTGTAATTAATAAAACGGAGCTCAATATCCTCGTCTGAATAAGTAGATTGATTTTTAGAAATACTTTTAATTTTCTTGGTAATCCTTTCTCCATCTTCTGTGCTCATTTCTTTAATAGATCTCTTGAGAAAAACAATTCCTGTTAAATCTCTTGCTTTTGGCTTCCTTTTTTCTGCAATCAATAGAATGTCTCTAAAGGCTGATCCTTCGCTAAAGGCAATATCTTCGGTGGTTTTTAACATATAATGAATGTGATAGTTCTCCAAAATGTAGTTTCTTATTTCTTGGGTGGCTTTCCCTCGAGCTATATTTATTGGAATAACCAATCCCATTTTTCCATTTTCTTTTAATAGATAATCTACAAGAGCTAAAAAAAATCCCCAGAAATTTATCCGATTACCACACTTCGTGATCAGATGCTGAAAATCTTTTAAATGCTCTCTATACTGTTTTGGTAATTTATTTCTATCCGAGAATGGTGGATTCATTAAAACTACATCTACGGGCTTCAACGAAAATTTCTCTCCTTTTTCACCTTCAGGTCCAATAGCTCCAGAACGATCTAAAACTACCTCCTCCCCGAAAACTTGAATTGCTTTTTGGGTTGGGACTCGAAAAGGCTCAATAGAAGTCCCTGGGCCTTTGGTAAATTCCGGGAGAATCAGTCTGTTTTGAAGCTCTAATGAATCCTGACAACCGACTCTTACTTTATTTGTTACGGCATTTGGAGTTTGAGCAGCGAGATTAACTGCAGTAAGGTGAGAAGCAAATGGCATTATATCTATTCCAGTTATTTGTTGTTCAATAAATTTTTTATGAAGCTTTTCTAGTTCTAAAAAAGAATCTATTTCTCTCTTTTCTTTGTAAAGATCCAACTTCCTCTTGTAAGCGGCAACTAACAAAGTCCCAGAGCCACAAGCAGGATCGATAACTGTAGTGTCCCATTTATCGATTGTTAACTCTGCAAGGATATCTGCAGCTACAGGGTTCGTGTAAAAAGCCGCTAAGATTTTCCTTGTGGTTGGAGGCAATAGTTCGTGATAAAGCCTACCTAATAAATCGTGTTTAACAAACTCTGGTTTTAAAATATTTATTGCTTTAATAATTTCTCTGACTTCCTCTACAATCTCTTTTTGATCTGGGAGTTTAGAAACAAGATCTACTGAATAAATTGCTTTGTAGTTGATATCAGTGACTTTCTTAA harbors:
- a CDS encoding N-6 DNA methylase, translated to MRRTITERSLYPELSRLLEANGFENISDIGVRHGYFDFECFYKSKRFIVEIKIGTGRYSKNLLRGVTQAWGYCQDVKGDGILVIEYPAQVRTPLFIKPDIVRDIATETKVNAIVLSHFFNESFTSIKPSEVFSKLRFSIDDFLVTKETKTSFKLVIEVLRTGIGVISEILRAQRTKKEISELIETVVGRFDLFLGLGQIEKTKKATEELQLTAIDLIPYLLSNQILFYRIFSETTGKIEKLEENKITSIQALKDYFKKVTDINYKAIYSVDLVSKLPDQKEIVEEVREIIKAINILKPEFVKHDLLGRLYHELLPPTTRKILAAFYTNPVAADILAELTIDKWDTTVIDPACGSGTLLVAAYKRKLDLYKEKREIDSFLELEKLHKKFIEQQITGIDIMPFASHLTAVNLAAQTPNAVTNKVRVGCQDSLELQNRLILPEFTKGPGTSIEPFRVPTQKAIQVFGEEVVLDRSGAIGPEGEKGEKFSLKPVDVVLMNPPFSDRNKLPKQYREHLKDFQHLITKCGNRINFWGFFLALVDYLLKENGKMGLVIPINIARGKATQEIRNYILENYHIHYMLKTTEDIAFSEGSAFRDILLIAEKRKPKARDLTGIVFLKRSIKEMSTEDGERITKKIKSISKNQSTYSDEDIELRFINYKKFLDYRENFMPLIGGVSQNNMEILRVFVERSIKNEDKLTNLKSDMLKEGITSPEGLGQLVYITNPLDESRLKRAFIVFEREEPKKIYAAIKDTKFKLKIPKQDIKPLLRTLTGIKKIDIAKQHDFVTTCEYSDFKKVLAISKWKKKKFDWKVIQKKVENLGLSRLVVPDKINLSSKNTHLIALFSEEPLVLSNLFFAFSNLDKNDCKIYTLSLNSILCLSQFIIYKPETLGTYIRMSAHDWELTKQINPRSVSEKEKETLMNLFEKLKDVEFPSIIEQLENRFPARIELDKKILKILGFSDKEIDEWLPKIYDILVKELKAMKEI
- a CDS encoding putative DNA binding domain-containing protein translates to MDDQNILKLIELAVKYRSETDQIEFKDGRGGLPRSAWKTISSFSQKPGGGVIVFGGIDDKANKKIVLVGLNNIAEIQEKFSDMNAKMSFTIRPEYHILEYDNKNLLAIVVPECPEQFKPCYYKPVGLPHGAYIRDGNTDRRMTEEEVRRLIALSKKLKIDRLKAKDVELEDLELGKITELLIKSGKQTNRVDVDHSPTFKVLKNLGIADDFNGAKAPTLGGFLIFAKDNNPQSFQAFSRYIIRCVRYKGFTVSSDIIDKIDIGGTLDYQIDEMQKFILRNIKKSAHVVGAKRFERYEYPEKAIREIVANAVIHRDYQITETYAQVNVFGDRIEVFNPGCLPPGVTIENIKDAQVSRNEVIATILKDMGYLEEYGRGIDIVFNKMAEWNLMKPIFKNTANSFKVILLGKELSKLNERQIKIWDHLIEKKRITAKECEKLLEGTPRPTINRDLKIMQDMNLIHPIGESVSTYYQLNF